AGTTATGTTCACTCACCTATTCGTTATGCTTGGGATTTCCAACACCAGTACTTACGTGAGTCAGGTCTGGATAAGGGGTTAAAAGGCAAGCTGGCTCGCTGGATGCTGCATAACATCCGCATGTGGGACTATCGTACCGCCAATGGTGTGGACTTCTTTATCGCCAACTCGCACTTTATCGCCCGTCGCATTAAAAAAGTGTATGGCAGAGAAGCGGATGTCATCTATCCACCTGTCGATGTTGATCGTTTCACACTGCATGAGAAGAAGGACGATTTCTACTTCACAGCGTCTCGCATGGTGCCGTACAAACGTATTGATCTGATTGTTGAGGCTTTCAGCCGGATGCCTGATAAAAAGTTGGTAGTAATAGGCGATGGCTCAGAAATGGCAAAAATCAAATCAAAGGCAACTGCTAATGTAGAAATTCTGGGGTATCAGCCTAACGAAGTGATGGAAGATCATATGCAGCGTGCTAAAGCTTTTGTCTTTGCTGCTGAGGAAGATTTTGGTATTACCCCCGTCGAAGCGCAGGCTTGCGGCACACCGGTGATTGCCTTTGGTAAGGGGGGAGCATTGGAAACGATTCGCCCTTATGGTGAAGAGCGCCCGAGTGGTTTGTTCTTCTATGAACAATCTGCCGAAGCTATAGTTGAGGCAGTTGAAAGATTCGATCTGGTTCATGATGAAATACTTCCAGTTTACTGTCGTGAAAATGCCACACGGTTCTCCGCAGAACGATTCCAACTTGAACTGGGCAACTATATTCAAAGTAAATGGAA
This is a stretch of genomic DNA from Pantoea phytobeneficialis. It encodes these proteins:
- a CDS encoding glycosyltransferase family 4 protein; amino-acid sequence: MSRNLSVGIVADWLVGFAGAERVIAEFIELFPASDIYSVVDFLSDDSRHLFHDKKATTSFIQRLPGAKKKYQTYLPLMPLAIEQLDVTKHDIVLSSSHAVAKGVLTGPDQLHISYVHSPIRYAWDFQHQYLRESGLDKGLKGKLARWMLHNIRMWDYRTANGVDFFIANSHFIARRIKKVYGREADVIYPPVDVDRFTLHEKKDDFYFTASRMVPYKRIDLIVEAFSRMPDKKLVVIGDGSEMAKIKSKATANVEILGYQPNEVMEDHMQRAKAFVFAAEEDFGITPVEAQACGTPVIAFGKGGALETIRPYGEERPSGLFFYEQSAEAIVEAVERFDLVHDEILPVYCRENATRFSAERFQLELGNYIQSKWKAFKLSKEVSYS